From a single Stackebrandtia endophytica genomic region:
- a CDS encoding pyridoxal phosphate-dependent aminotransferase: MSVSATLAANETIIRRREAGEYVLPLAFGEAGLPVHPELIEVLSRHAGRNGYGPVSAIPSLAEAAAGYWSRRRLPTEPGNVIAGPGSKPLLYGLMAAIGGDMVLPQPSWVSYAAQCQMLGGTPLYVPTPTGVGGVPDPDVLERHLDHARAAGRKITGMVLTLPDNPTGTVADPDLLGRVCELARQWDLFIISDEIYRDLRFAGEAGFVSPAELAPERTAVTTGISKNLALGGWRLGVSRLPDSPQGNEIRDRLLTIGSEIWSSAPQPVQHAAAFAFNEPPVLRERIQESVRLHAEVAHLVAAQFRAAGATVPTPQGGFYLYPDFSDHREVLEAKWSVTTSADLAALLLDRFGVGVLPGSAFGDDPKALKLRVATSQLYGDTDEQREASLRSAFPAQLPWLRAALGRLAEVLPELTETKPSLAVPSA; this comes from the coding sequence GTGTCTGTCTCAGCCACCTTGGCCGCGAACGAGACCATCATTCGACGTCGAGAAGCGGGGGAGTACGTGCTCCCGCTCGCATTCGGAGAAGCCGGGCTACCGGTGCACCCGGAGCTCATCGAAGTTCTCTCCCGCCACGCGGGACGGAACGGATACGGACCGGTATCGGCCATCCCATCGCTGGCGGAGGCCGCCGCCGGATACTGGAGTCGCCGCAGGTTGCCCACCGAACCGGGCAACGTCATCGCAGGCCCCGGCAGTAAACCGCTGCTGTACGGGCTGATGGCCGCGATCGGCGGTGACATGGTCCTGCCCCAACCCAGTTGGGTCAGCTACGCCGCCCAGTGCCAGATGCTGGGCGGGACTCCGCTCTACGTCCCCACGCCGACCGGTGTGGGTGGGGTGCCGGACCCCGACGTACTGGAACGGCATCTCGATCACGCACGAGCCGCCGGGCGGAAGATCACCGGGATGGTCCTGACCCTGCCCGACAATCCCACCGGCACCGTCGCCGACCCCGACTTGTTGGGGCGGGTCTGCGAACTGGCGCGGCAGTGGGATCTGTTCATCATCTCCGACGAGATCTACCGCGACCTGCGATTCGCCGGTGAGGCGGGTTTCGTCAGTCCCGCCGAACTGGCGCCGGAGCGCACCGCCGTCACCACCGGCATCAGTAAGAACCTCGCCCTGGGAGGGTGGCGGCTGGGGGTCAGCCGACTGCCCGACAGCCCGCAGGGCAACGAGATCCGGGATCGACTGCTCACCATCGGCAGCGAGATCTGGTCCAGCGCACCACAGCCGGTCCAACACGCCGCCGCTTTCGCCTTCAACGAGCCGCCGGTGCTGCGAGAGCGGATTCAGGAGTCGGTGCGGCTGCACGCCGAGGTGGCCCACCTGGTGGCCGCGCAGTTTCGCGCCGCTGGGGCGACCGTGCCGACGCCGCAGGGCGGTTTCTACCTCTACCCGGACTTCTCCGACCACCGGGAAGTCCTCGAGGCGAAGTGGTCGGTGACCACCAGCGCCGACCTCGCCGCACTGTTGCTAGACCGATTCGGTGTCGGAGTCCTGCCGGGCAGCGCGTTCGGCGACGACCCGAAGGCGCTCAAACTGCGGGTCGCCACCAGCCAGCTGTACGGCGACACCGATGAACAGCGCGAGGCCTCGCTGCGATCGGCGTTCCCGGCGCAACTGCCCTGGTTGCGGGCCGCACTGGGCCGTCTGGCCGAGGTGCTTCCCGAACTGACCGAGACCAAGCCCAGCCTGGCCGTACCGTCGGCCTGA
- a CDS encoding LysR family transcriptional regulator: MLDPRRLRLLREFANRGSIAAAADALGYTASAVSQQLVALEKEAGQALLDRTARSATLTDAGRRLVDHADIILTAIEAAESDLAAHSGTPTGKVVVTAYPTAAVALAPPVAHRLRRHSALTLQLRQADQQESLDQVRSAEADIALVDDWTGIERPPTAGVLSWRYLCHDRLVLVVPKEHPLVGTGPIRLSDIEDESWIMGLESEQSRRALDRILTAEGRQPTTRWEFEGLDTMITLVARGLGITIAPRMAVVERHYHVDMCELAVPGGRDVYAVYRTASAERPAVAAVLDLLVAAAKKLP, from the coding sequence ATGCTAGATCCCCGCCGACTCCGGCTATTGCGGGAGTTCGCCAACCGCGGCAGCATCGCCGCCGCCGCCGATGCCTTGGGGTACACCGCTTCCGCGGTGTCCCAACAACTGGTCGCACTCGAAAAGGAGGCGGGCCAGGCACTGCTGGACCGCACCGCCAGAAGTGCCACCCTCACCGACGCGGGGCGACGCCTCGTCGATCACGCCGACATCATCCTCACCGCCATCGAGGCCGCCGAATCCGACCTGGCCGCACACAGCGGCACCCCCACCGGCAAGGTCGTGGTCACCGCCTACCCGACCGCGGCGGTGGCACTGGCACCACCGGTCGCGCACCGGCTGCGGCGCCACAGTGCGTTGACCCTGCAACTGCGCCAGGCGGATCAGCAGGAGAGCCTGGACCAGGTCCGCTCCGCCGAAGCCGACATCGCGCTGGTCGACGACTGGACCGGCATCGAACGGCCGCCGACGGCCGGTGTGCTGTCGTGGCGCTATCTGTGCCACGACCGTCTCGTGCTGGTCGTACCCAAGGAACACCCGCTGGTGGGGACCGGACCGATTCGACTGTCCGATATCGAGGACGAGTCCTGGATCATGGGCCTGGAGAGTGAACAGTCCCGCCGAGCGCTCGATCGGATCCTCACCGCCGAAGGCCGCCAACCGACGACCCGATGGGAGTTCGAGGGGCTGGACACCATGATCACGTTGGTGGCGAGGGGCCTGGGCATCACGATCGCGCCGCGCATGGCGGTCGTCGAGCGGCACTACCACGTCGACATGTGTGAGCTGGCGGTTCCCGGCGGCCGCGACGTCTACGCGGTCTATCGCACCGCCAGTGCCGAACGCCCCGCCGTGGCGGCCGTCCTCGACCTGTTGGTGGCCGCGGCCAAGAAGCTGCCCTAA
- a CDS encoding ROK family transcriptional regulator, whose amino-acid sequence MSVNPASPAMARAINDRMALDLLFEHKKLSAPQLRELTGLSRPSIADLLERLQENELIQIVGESGRKRRGPNAKLYGLVADRAYLAGVDIRRDEVEVALADLAGDTAATVHRPINPKQRLSDVIRRSVVAAAEQADIDASKLHTVVIGAPGAVDQATGELGPGYAFPSWDAEFLPELVDALNVPIVLENEVNLAGVVELRHGAAQGRQDLVVLWLDRSVGASVILDGRLRQGATGAAGEVSKLALPGAPPPIAGKAAGGFHSLVSTGAVRELAVEHDLTGKDIGGVVTEAARESSAGETDFLAALADRIALGALALVATIDPGLIVLAGEIGVAGGEQLSDAVEQRLGTMTSIPVEVRPTALSEAPIVTGALLTALSIAHDDIYGGAAALDLYES is encoded by the coding sequence ATGAGTGTCAACCCGGCGAGTCCGGCCATGGCCCGAGCCATCAATGATCGAATGGCCTTGGACCTGCTCTTCGAGCACAAGAAGTTGAGCGCGCCACAACTTCGTGAATTGACCGGCTTGTCTCGCCCCTCGATCGCCGATCTGTTGGAACGCTTGCAGGAGAACGAGCTTATCCAGATCGTCGGCGAGAGTGGCCGGAAACGCCGGGGTCCGAATGCCAAGCTCTACGGGTTGGTCGCCGACCGCGCCTACCTGGCCGGAGTGGACATCCGTCGCGACGAGGTGGAGGTGGCGCTGGCCGACCTGGCCGGTGACACCGCGGCCACCGTCCACCGACCGATCAACCCGAAACAGCGCCTGTCCGACGTGATCCGGCGCAGCGTCGTGGCGGCCGCGGAGCAGGCCGACATCGACGCCTCGAAACTTCACACCGTCGTCATCGGTGCCCCGGGGGCCGTCGATCAGGCGACCGGGGAGCTGGGGCCGGGCTACGCCTTCCCGAGTTGGGACGCCGAGTTCCTACCCGAGTTGGTCGACGCGCTGAACGTCCCCATCGTGTTGGAGAACGAGGTCAACCTCGCCGGTGTCGTCGAGCTGCGACACGGCGCCGCCCAGGGGCGTCAGGATCTCGTCGTCCTGTGGCTGGACCGAAGCGTCGGCGCCTCGGTCATCCTCGACGGTCGTCTGAGGCAGGGCGCCACCGGCGCGGCCGGCGAAGTCAGCAAACTCGCGCTTCCCGGTGCGCCGCCACCGATCGCGGGCAAGGCCGCTGGCGGATTCCACAGTCTGGTGTCGACCGGGGCCGTACGTGAACTCGCGGTCGAACACGACCTCACCGGCAAGGACATCGGTGGCGTCGTCACCGAGGCCGCCCGGGAATCCTCAGCAGGCGAGACCGACTTCCTGGCCGCCCTCGCCGACCGGATCGCCCTGGGAGCCCTGGCTCTGGTGGCCACCATCGACCCCGGCCTGATCGTGCTGGCCGGTGAGATCGGTGTCGCCGGCGGCGAACAACTGTCCGACGCGGTCGAACAGCGTCTGGGCACCATGACCTCGATTCCGGTCGAGGTCCGCCCGACGGCGCTGTCGGAGGCGCCGATCGTGACCGGGGCACTGCTGACCGCGTTGAGCATCGCCCACGACGACATCTACGGCGGTGCGGCGGCGTTGGACCTCTACGAGTCTTGA
- a CDS encoding MFS transporter, with translation MNQRRAQMVLAMVFAVHGTVSGNFATRVPWIQQHLGLGAGQIGLALLCVALGSFLAIPVAGRLINRFGARAVVRVGLPAIAVGIALPALMPGFTALCALLLVYGVAVGATDTAMKQQAISVEREMAKPIMSSLHGLWSIGTLLGAGMGTAATFAALDARIHLGALGVVLLVTSIGLGLALPSTTTQQPAIAAPTTTRRRRLPSPAVLVLGVLGFCAAFAEAAAHNWSSVFVSQLPDGGPATASIGFAVFVAAMAAGRLCGDKLVQRFGPVSVVRLGGIGAALGALLVMQAAEPAVAMVGFGLIGLGLAAIVPVVVSAASRTGASAVPTVIMGCYLAGLASPGAIGGIADTASLAVAFGVTAAIVLVIVGLAGSLRPAEETGTVITRVPALRAVRTSFTKVARSTPVMALTLGRTGRASQVAVSISEPVIATAPVSVSLAPTHSELTSEAIDTVVLTEPADQHMSPAMPAPDDNPTVEIPAVHRAELAG, from the coding sequence ATGAACCAGCGGCGTGCCCAGATGGTGCTCGCCATGGTATTTGCCGTGCACGGCACGGTCTCGGGCAACTTCGCCACCCGAGTGCCATGGATTCAACAGCACCTGGGCCTTGGAGCCGGCCAGATCGGTCTGGCCCTGCTGTGCGTCGCGCTTGGTTCGTTTCTCGCCATCCCGGTCGCGGGTCGTCTGATCAACCGATTCGGTGCCCGCGCCGTCGTTCGCGTCGGCTTGCCGGCCATCGCCGTGGGCATCGCGCTCCCGGCCCTCATGCCGGGATTCACCGCACTGTGCGCGCTGCTGCTGGTGTACGGCGTCGCCGTCGGCGCCACCGACACCGCCATGAAACAACAGGCCATCAGCGTCGAACGTGAAATGGCCAAACCGATCATGTCGAGCCTGCACGGGCTGTGGAGCATCGGAACCCTGCTGGGCGCCGGCATGGGCACCGCAGCGACCTTCGCCGCCCTGGACGCGCGGATTCACCTGGGTGCGCTGGGCGTGGTCCTGTTGGTGACCTCGATCGGGCTGGGATTGGCACTGCCGTCGACCACCACGCAGCAGCCCGCGATCGCCGCGCCGACCACGACCCGTCGTCGTCGGCTGCCCTCGCCGGCGGTGCTGGTGCTGGGTGTCCTCGGATTCTGCGCCGCGTTCGCCGAGGCGGCCGCGCACAACTGGAGCAGCGTCTTCGTCTCGCAGCTGCCCGACGGCGGTCCGGCGACCGCCTCGATCGGGTTCGCCGTCTTCGTCGCCGCCATGGCGGCCGGTCGCCTGTGCGGTGACAAGCTGGTGCAGCGGTTCGGCCCGGTCTCGGTGGTTCGGCTGGGCGGTATCGGCGCCGCCCTGGGCGCGCTGCTGGTGATGCAGGCGGCCGAGCCGGCCGTGGCGATGGTCGGCTTCGGGCTGATCGGCCTGGGTCTGGCCGCGATCGTTCCGGTGGTGGTGTCGGCGGCCAGCCGTACCGGCGCCAGCGCGGTGCCGACGGTCATTATGGGTTGCTACCTGGCGGGCCTGGCCTCGCCCGGCGCGATCGGCGGCATCGCCGACACCGCGTCGCTGGCGGTCGCCTTCGGTGTCACCGCCGCGATCGTCCTGGTCATCGTGGGCCTGGCCGGTTCGCTGCGTCCCGCCGAGGAGACCGGCACCGTCATCACCCGGGTTCCGGCCCTGCGCGCGGTGCGTACCAGCTTCACCAAGGTCGCGCGGTCCACGCCGGTCATGGCGCTCACACTGGGTCGCACCGGTCGCGCCAGCCAGGTCGCCGTCTCCATCAGCGAGCCGGTGATCGCCACGGCCCCGGTGTCGGTGAGCCTCGCGCCCACCCACTCGGAGCTCACCAGCGAGGCGATCGACACGGTGGTCCTCACCGAACCGGCCGATCAGCATATGTCGCCGGCCATGCCGGCTCCCGACGACAATCCCACGGTGGAGATTCCGGCGGTACATCGCGCCGAACTCGCCGGTTGA
- a CDS encoding NAD+ synthase — protein MSTLRIALAQTNTTVGDLDGNVATVMEYARRAKDAGADLVAFGEMVLTGYPVEDLVFRDSFVEGSRRAVTTVARRLQEADLGELVVVVGYLDADGPARLDADSARDVGPRDALAVLHRGEVVTRYYKHHLPNYGVFDETRYFVSGDTLQVIRVGGVDIAVTVCEDIWQPGGPFEVAGQAGVGLVVNINASPYEREKDERRLPLVTRRAAEAHATVAYVNIVGGQDELVFDGDSMIVAADGTVISRGPQFDEALLVADLELPAATEIPEVTGAAMRVRHTVVTEEAPQHEASIDATWVEPLPDLAETWQALVVGLRDYVAKNGFGSAVLALSGGIDSAVVAALAVDALGPEQVYAVSMPSRYSSGHSRDDAAELAKRTGLNYSTEPIQAIVDSVMAEVALSGLAVENLQSRVRGLLLMALSNQHGHLVLATGNKSEYAVGYSTLYGDSVGGYAPIKDVVKTLVFALARWRNAEADRLGQPRPIPENTIAKPPSAELRPDQLDTDSLPPYDVLDPIITGYVDGDSSRDELVKAGHDAAVVDRVLRLIDTAEYKRRQSAPGTKISGKSFGRDRRLPITNAFREG, from the coding sequence ATGTCGACACTGCGGATAGCGCTCGCCCAGACCAACACCACGGTCGGCGACCTCGATGGAAACGTCGCGACCGTGATGGAGTACGCGCGTCGGGCCAAGGACGCCGGAGCCGATCTGGTCGCCTTCGGCGAGATGGTCCTGACGGGATACCCGGTCGAGGACCTGGTGTTCCGGGACTCCTTCGTGGAGGGAAGTCGGCGGGCGGTCACCACCGTGGCACGACGGTTGCAGGAGGCCGACCTGGGGGAGTTGGTCGTCGTGGTGGGCTACCTCGACGCCGACGGCCCCGCTCGGTTGGACGCCGACTCCGCCCGCGACGTCGGTCCCCGCGACGCACTGGCCGTACTGCACCGCGGTGAGGTCGTGACCCGCTACTACAAGCACCATCTGCCCAACTACGGCGTCTTCGACGAGACCCGGTACTTCGTATCCGGCGACACCCTGCAGGTCATTCGCGTCGGTGGGGTTGACATCGCCGTCACCGTCTGTGAGGACATCTGGCAGCCCGGCGGCCCCTTCGAAGTCGCCGGTCAGGCCGGTGTGGGGCTGGTCGTCAACATCAACGCCTCGCCCTATGAGCGGGAGAAGGACGAGCGTCGCCTCCCCCTGGTCACCCGACGTGCCGCCGAAGCCCACGCCACCGTCGCCTACGTCAACATCGTCGGCGGTCAGGACGAGCTGGTGTTCGACGGCGACTCGATGATCGTCGCCGCCGACGGCACCGTCATCTCCCGCGGCCCGCAGTTCGACGAGGCGCTGCTGGTGGCGGATCTGGAGCTGCCCGCCGCCACCGAGATCCCCGAGGTCACCGGTGCCGCGATGCGTGTGCGGCACACCGTGGTCACCGAAGAGGCGCCGCAGCACGAGGCGTCGATCGACGCGACCTGGGTGGAACCGCTGCCCGACCTCGCCGAAACCTGGCAGGCCCTGGTCGTGGGACTGCGCGACTACGTCGCCAAGAACGGCTTCGGCTCGGCGGTGTTGGCCCTGTCCGGTGGCATCGACTCCGCCGTCGTCGCGGCATTGGCCGTCGACGCGTTGGGCCCGGAGCAGGTGTACGCGGTGTCCATGCCCAGCCGTTACTCCTCCGGTCACTCCCGCGACGACGCCGCCGAACTGGCCAAACGAACCGGACTCAACTACTCCACCGAACCCATTCAGGCCATCGTCGACAGCGTCATGGCCGAGGTGGCGCTGTCGGGTCTGGCGGTGGAGAACCTCCAGTCCCGGGTGCGGGGACTGCTGCTGATGGCACTGTCCAACCAACACGGCCACCTGGTGTTGGCCACCGGCAACAAGAGCGAGTACGCGGTCGGGTACTCCACGCTCTACGGCGATTCCGTCGGTGGATACGCGCCCATCAAAGACGTCGTCAAGACCCTGGTGTTCGCGTTGGCGAGGTGGCGCAACGCCGAGGCCGACCGACTGGGCCAGCCTCGGCCGATCCCGGAGAACACCATCGCCAAGCCGCCGAGCGCCGAACTGCGGCCCGATCAGCTCGACACCGACTCGCTGCCGCCCTACGACGTGTTGGACCCGATCATCACCGGGTACGTCGACGGCGACTCCAGCCGCGATGAGCTGGTCAAGGCCGGTCACGATGCCGCGGTGGTCGACCGGGTGCTGCGGTTGATCGACACCGCCGAGTACAAGCGGCGGCAGTCGGCGCCGGGCACCAAGATCTCCGGCAAGTCGTTCGGCCGTGACCGCCGGCTGCCGATCACCAACGCCTTCCGTGAAGGCTGA
- the phnE gene encoding phosphonate ABC transporter, permease protein PhnE, which produces MDTLTPEKTTPDQTASPRHHRTLARPRVSTIGAALVGLAMLGFAVWSLIDLRINVATLLDSVDNATAFLQRIVPLDFPPLGETLFLIGQTLAIVIAATLLSMILSIPLAFWAAGNTTHNRFTRMGSRALIVAMRAIPDLVFAIIFIRLIGLGVIPGVLAMGLHSIGMIGKLYADAIEQIDEGPRTAIRATGARRLQQLVSGVLPQVMPSFVATAMHRLDINLRISVLLGFVGVAGIGKEIKNAIETLNFPRGIALALIVLALCIVMELISGAVRRAILGPDATRQRGGILGLADRARRRATGAKAEPQPAAAAADTTPAEPAARRVKVPMGASRLGKFASALFATLIVLASLGFVGQDLFDLGSGGGSLNLWPPNTGGVPTEVLVDAMFITLQVAFAATVIGAVLALPVGVLAARNVAPRSWLGKMFRIFIVCVRGVPELILAIIFVVMIGLGAVAGTLALAIGAIGLFGKLVADSVEEVDPGVEQALRATGASRLQVFFSATLPQALPAIIGHLLYQLDVNIRSATLLGIVGAGGIGYYLLQASRVREFGTVTLITLLLFAIVMLVELIAIWLRRTAGAKS; this is translated from the coding sequence ATGGACACATTGACCCCTGAGAAGACCACACCCGATCAGACGGCCTCCCCACGCCACCACCGGACCCTCGCCCGGCCACGAGTGTCGACCATCGGCGCGGCACTGGTCGGGTTGGCGATGCTCGGCTTCGCGGTGTGGTCGCTGATAGACCTGCGCATCAACGTCGCGACCCTGCTGGACAGCGTCGACAACGCCACCGCGTTCCTCCAGCGCATCGTGCCACTGGACTTCCCGCCGCTGGGCGAAACCCTGTTCCTCATCGGACAGACGCTGGCGATCGTCATCGCCGCGACCCTGCTGTCGATGATCCTGAGCATCCCCCTCGCGTTCTGGGCGGCGGGCAACACCACTCACAATCGATTCACCCGGATGGGCTCACGCGCGCTGATCGTGGCGATGCGAGCCATCCCCGACCTGGTGTTCGCGATCATCTTCATCCGACTCATCGGGTTGGGTGTGATCCCCGGAGTCCTGGCGATGGGGCTTCACTCCATCGGCATGATCGGCAAGCTGTACGCCGACGCCATCGAACAGATCGACGAGGGCCCGCGAACCGCCATCCGAGCCACCGGGGCCCGACGCCTCCAGCAGCTGGTCAGCGGGGTGCTGCCACAGGTGATGCCGTCGTTCGTCGCCACCGCGATGCACCGCCTCGACATCAACCTGCGCATCTCGGTCCTGTTGGGATTCGTCGGTGTCGCCGGCATCGGCAAGGAGATCAAGAACGCGATCGAGACCCTCAACTTCCCACGAGGTATCGCGCTGGCACTGATCGTGCTGGCGCTGTGCATCGTGATGGAGCTGATCTCGGGCGCCGTACGTCGCGCGATCCTCGGGCCCGACGCCACCCGGCAACGCGGTGGAATCCTCGGCCTGGCCGACCGCGCACGCCGCCGGGCCACCGGCGCCAAGGCCGAGCCGCAACCCGCCGCGGCCGCCGCCGACACCACCCCGGCCGAGCCCGCCGCTCGACGCGTCAAGGTCCCGATGGGTGCGTCCCGATTGGGCAAGTTCGCCTCGGCGTTGTTCGCCACGCTGATCGTGTTGGCATCACTGGGATTCGTCGGTCAGGACCTGTTCGATCTGGGCTCGGGAGGCGGCAGTCTCAACCTGTGGCCGCCCAACACCGGCGGGGTTCCCACCGAGGTGCTGGTGGACGCGATGTTCATCACCCTGCAGGTCGCATTCGCCGCCACCGTCATCGGCGCGGTCCTCGCGCTGCCGGTGGGAGTGTTGGCGGCCCGCAACGTCGCACCGCGTTCCTGGTTGGGCAAGATGTTCCGGATCTTCATCGTCTGCGTGCGAGGCGTCCCCGAACTCATTCTGGCCATCATCTTCGTGGTCATGATCGGCTTGGGAGCCGTCGCCGGAACCCTCGCCCTGGCCATCGGCGCTATCGGACTGTTCGGCAAGCTCGTGGCCGACTCCGTAGAGGAGGTCGACCCCGGTGTGGAGCAGGCGTTGCGCGCCACCGGGGCGTCCCGTCTGCAGGTGTTCTTCTCGGCGACGCTGCCGCAGGCGCTGCCCGCCATCATCGGGCACCTGCTGTACCAATTGGACGTCAACATCCGTTCGGCGACGCTGCTGGGCATCGTGGGCGCCGGCGGAATCGGGTACTACCTGCTTCAGGCTTCGCGGGTGCGTGAATTCGGCACGGTAACCCTCATCACGTTGCTGTTGTTCGCGATCGTGATGCTGGTCGAGCTGATCGCCATCTGGCTGCGGCGAACGGCCGGCGCCAAGAGCTGA
- the phnC gene encoding phosphonate ABC transporter ATP-binding protein, producing the protein MNSNDQLPEAASDEAVRFDGVSKIFGSVTALDDVSLTARFGEVVVLLGLSGSGKSTLLRHVDGLQLPTSGNVRVLDTDVPTARPKALRRLRSRIGFVFQQFHLVPTLTVLENVCTGALSRLWGPRLGLPTYPRAVRLQALDQLDRVGLGDRAFQRADTLSGGQQQRVAIARAMMQKPEILLADEPVASLDPESSHQVMELIHQVATEERLTVLCSLHQVDLALAWGDRIIGLHTGKVVMDQPVAEIDHSEAMSIYARVGAENVAEAVAD; encoded by the coding sequence GTGAATTCAAACGATCAACTCCCCGAAGCCGCCTCCGACGAGGCCGTTCGGTTTGACGGTGTCTCCAAGATCTTCGGATCGGTCACCGCACTAGACGACGTATCGCTGACGGCGCGCTTCGGAGAGGTGGTCGTGCTGTTGGGCCTCTCGGGATCGGGAAAGTCCACGCTGCTGCGTCACGTCGACGGGCTGCAACTTCCCACCTCCGGAAACGTTCGCGTCCTGGATACCGACGTGCCGACCGCGCGTCCGAAGGCGCTGCGCCGGTTGCGCAGTCGCATCGGTTTCGTCTTCCAGCAGTTTCACCTGGTGCCGACCCTGACGGTGTTGGAGAACGTGTGCACCGGCGCACTGTCACGGCTGTGGGGCCCCCGACTGGGGTTGCCGACCTACCCCAGGGCGGTTCGGTTGCAGGCCCTGGACCAGCTGGACCGGGTCGGTCTCGGCGACCGGGCCTTCCAGCGCGCCGACACCCTCTCCGGCGGCCAACAACAGCGGGTGGCGATCGCCCGCGCGATGATGCAGAAGCCGGAGATCCTGTTGGCCGACGAGCCGGTCGCCTCCCTGGACCCCGAGTCGTCCCACCAGGTCATGGAACTGATCCACCAGGTGGCCACCGAGGAGCGGCTGACCGTCCTGTGCAGCCTGCACCAGGTCGATCTCGCGCTCGCCTGGGGTGACCGGATCATCGGGTTGCACACCGGGAAGGTCGTGATGGACCAGCCCGTCGCCGAGATCGACCACTCCGAGGCGATGTCGATCTACGCTCGCGTCGGCGCAGAGAACGTCGCCGAAGCGGTGGCGGACTGA
- a CDS encoding phosphate/phosphite/phosphonate ABC transporter substrate-binding protein, whose translation MRRRTSLLRLTAVAATAVLALTACGESADPTSSGEGITPETLVISGVPAEEGTDLSNTYAPVIEMLEKELGIDVRFDPVTSYAAAIEGQRTGKIHIAQYGPLAYYQAVQTGSDISVLGAMIKEKDVPPGYLAYGVVPADSDIESIEDFAGKRLCFVDVSSTSGYLYPVKGLLDAGIEMGDWDEVLAGGHDASALAVASGDCDAGFALDSMIDSTLIEKGDLAEGDLKVVWKSETIVEPPITVYNGLEAELLEKIKTIFADQANQDYLVANGYCEEGDCDLTDQRIWGWQPVEDNYYDSLIAVCEATQAAACNAA comes from the coding sequence ATGAGACGACGCACAAGCCTCCTGCGGCTGACAGCGGTTGCCGCCACCGCGGTGCTCGCGCTCACCGCATGCGGAGAGAGCGCCGACCCCACGTCGAGTGGCGAGGGCATCACGCCGGAAACGCTCGTCATCAGCGGTGTCCCGGCCGAAGAAGGCACCGACCTCAGCAACACCTATGCCCCGGTCATCGAGATGCTCGAAAAGGAACTCGGCATCGACGTGCGCTTCGACCCGGTCACCAGTTACGCGGCCGCCATCGAAGGGCAGCGCACCGGAAAGATCCACATTGCTCAGTACGGTCCGCTCGCCTACTACCAGGCGGTTCAGACCGGCTCCGACATCTCGGTGCTGGGCGCCATGATCAAGGAGAAGGACGTTCCGCCCGGCTACCTGGCCTACGGTGTCGTACCCGCCGACTCCGACATCGAATCCATCGAAGACTTCGCCGGCAAGCGCCTGTGCTTCGTCGACGTCAGCTCCACCTCCGGTTACCTCTACCCCGTCAAGGGGCTGCTGGACGCCGGAATCGAGATGGGCGACTGGGACGAGGTCCTGGCCGGCGGCCACGACGCCTCCGCGCTGGCGGTCGCCAGCGGTGACTGCGACGCCGGATTCGCGCTGGACAGCATGATCGACTCCACCCTGATCGAGAAGGGCGACCTGGCCGAGGGCGACCTGAAGGTCGTCTGGAAGTCCGAGACCATCGTCGAGCCCCCGATCACCGTCTATAACGGACTCGAAGCCGAGCTGCTGGAGAAGATCAAGACCATCTTCGCCGACCAGGCCAACCAGGATTACCTGGTCGCCAACGGGTACTGCGAAGAGGGCGACTGCGACCTGACCGACCAGCGCATCTGGGGTTGGCAGCCGGTCGAGGACAACTACTACGACAGTCTCATCGCAGTGTGTGAGGCGACCCAAGCCGCCGCCTGCAACGCCGCATAG